The following is a genomic window from Crossiella equi.
GCACCCTACCGGTCAGTAACTCCAGGTACGAGGGTCAGTCCGTTTTCCGCTCCGGCGCGATCTGTGCCAGGCGGCCAACCAGGGCGTTAGCGAGGTGCTGGAAGTCCTGGTAGCACTTCTGTACGTAGGTCTGAGTGCTCCCGATCGCGCCGTCGGCCGTGCGCAGGTCGAACATGGGCTTGCGTGCGTCATGGGCCAGCGGCATCAGGCTGCGATAGTTCTTCAGTGTGGCCAGCTCGTATTCGTCATGGGTTTCGGCGCTGTCGAGCACGGCGGCTGCGAACACTTCGGGAATGCGGTCCAACCAGCGTTGATATGCCTGAACCGGCCTGTCCAGACGCATACTGGGCTGCATGATCACATACCCCAACGGGAGCATGCTTCCGGAGGGGGCCTCGATGTCTGCTGGCATCTCCGGCAGCACCTGCCTTTGCCAGACCCTTCGCCAATCGCGCAGCGTCGGGCCCAGGTTGCGCAGGCCGCGGAGTGAGAACAGATCGGCGGCCAGCGGCATGAGTACCGTGTCGGCGGACAGCAATGCCGCGCGGTTGATGGCCCCCAGGTTGGGTCCGACGTCGATGAGAACGAGATCGGCCTCCACGGAACGACGGATTTGTTCGATGACGCGGTAGAAGGCGGTGGTGATGCGCAGTGCCGCGTCATCACCCACGACCCCTCTGGGCCATGCGTCGGAGAGGCGGGCCTCGAATGAACTCAGCTTCAGGTCCCCTGCCAGCAGCCACAGGCCGTAAGTGATTTCTACCGGTGCGGGTACTCGAATGTCGCCCAGTCCCTTGAGGATCGGTTCAACCGCATCCACGATAGTTCCCGCGTTGGCGGGAATCACCGTCTCCCGGGGACCCCGTCTCGGTGAGGCATCTGGCGGCAACGCACCATCTGGCTCCCGCCAGATGGATTCCAGCTCCTCGTCGTCGAGAAAGACCGAGGTCAAGTTGGACTGGGGATCCAGGTCCACGGCGAGCACTCGGTGTCCCTGCCGGTTCAGCATGTGTGCCAGGTGGTAGGTCAGCGTTGTCTTGCCAACGCCTCCCTTGTTGTTGAACAACGCGATCGAGGTCATGGTGCCTTCCTGAGCACGACGGTCCACGACGAATCGTCCACGGTGAACTCTGCTGGTGGGTTGCCGTTCCGTTCCAGTGCTGTCTGGATTCGACCAATGCCTCGGCCAAACCGGTTGACATAGCCGAGCGCCTTCATCGCCGCGGCCAGGGACGGGTTCCGGTAGTCGTTCACCCGCGCGTAGTTGTCTCGGTTCACCTGGCCGTACGGGCCGCCTGGGTTCGTCACCTCGATCCGGTCGTCAAACCACACCACCCGGACAGGCGCGTACGAGGACTCGTAGTTGCGGTGCATCACCGCGTTCATGCACACCTCGCGCAGGGCCTCGAACGGGTAGTCCGGGCGGCTGTGTTCGCGGAAGTCGTCCTCTTCGGTCAGCCGGGTGTGCAGGTGTCCTCTCAGTACAGCGGCCAGCCTGGTCGCGCTGCCAACGACATTCGACCGTAGTTCCTGCTCGTCGGACACGGCGGCGTCCAGGTCGGTGCCCTGGTAGCGGACGAACTGCAGGTAGGCACCCGGGATGTGTGCACCGGGATCCACGCCGACGACCAGCAGACCGAGCACGGTCGGCACCTGGTCCGAAGTAGCCATACGCAAGGAGGCCAGCTGCGCTTCGATGGGGCGGTGGTTCTCCGCGATGATCTCCGGAGCGACCATGGACGGGAGGTAGTCGCTCCGGAACAGAGACAGGTCAAGGTCGTCTGTGGTCGCGGTGTGGACCGGCCTGGTGTCATATGGGCCGTCCAAGGCTCGACGCCGCTCGCTCAGAACGCGTTCGTCTTCCCGCCCGGCTGCCCGGGTGGTCGGGCCGGGTCGCACCCAGGCGACGCCCTTGAACCGAACTGGCGGTGTGGAGGACGGCTCAACTCGGACTTGGACAATCGGGCTGCCTTTGAAGCTCGCCACCTCCACGATCACGGAGGGACGGTCCAGGATCAGGCCGCTGTCGCGAAAGAGGTCGGTCAGCGCCCGCAACGCCTGGTCGCTGGTGTCCACCCCGGGGACCGGGTCACCCTTGTCGTCGACCCCGATCAGCAGGCTGCCGCCGCCAGTGCCGGCGAGGTCATTGGCGAAGGCGCACACAGCCTTGGCGAGCTTGTCGCGGTCCTTGCTCGACTCCTTGAACTCCAGGCTGGTGGTCTCCTTGGTGCCAAGGAGCTCGGCAAGGTCCTCGCTCATGCGGTCATAGTGTCACGCCCGGTGACACTCACCCGGCAGGACGCTCAGCGCAGCGGCGAGATCGTCACGCCCAGCGCACCCGGCCCGACGTGCGCTCCTATTATCGAGCTGACCTGCGTCAACAGGAACTCGCGCCCGTAGGGCACCTTTCGCTGGAGCTGGCCCAGCAGCTCCTGGGCGCGCTCCGGCGAGCCGAAGTGCTCCACCGCCACGTCCACCGGGCGGTCGCCCGCCCGGGAGACCGCCGCCTCCACCACGCGCTCCAGGGCGCGGTCGGTGCCGCGGGCCTTGGTGAAGGGCACGATCTTGCCTCGGTCCAGGGTGAGCACCGGTTTGATGTTGAGCGCGGTGCCGATCACGGCCGAGGCCGCGCCGATCCGGCCGCCCTTGCGCAGGTACTCCAGGGTGTCGACGTAGATGAACTCGCTCGCGTGGTGGCAGCGGAACTTCGCCAGCGCCCGGACCTGCTCGGCGTCGGCGCCGCTGCGCGCGGCCTCGGCGGCGGCCAGCGCGCCGTAGCCCAGGCTCATGCCGCAGGACAGCGAGTCGACCACGTGCACCGGGATGCGGGCCTGGGTGGCGGCCTCGCGCGCGGCGTTGACCGTCTCGGACAGCGCGCCGGACAGGTGCAGCGAGACGATCGCCTGCGCACCCTTCGCGGCGGCCTCCTGGTAGGTCCAGAAGAACGCGGCCGAGGGCGGCGGGGAGGTGGTGACCTGGGCCTGCTCGCGCATCGCGGCGGCCACCTCGTCGGGCGGGAGGTAGGCCTCGTCACTGAGCCGCTCGCCCACCTGGAGCTGGAGCTGGACCACGGAGATGTTGAGGCGTTCGGCGAGCCCGGGCGGCAGGCACGCCGTCGAGTCGGTGACCACTGCTACTCGCCGGTACATGGGCCTGGACGCTAGCCCTCGTATCAAAGGATTGCATCCAGGAGAGCGCATTCAGCCCCAAGATGCGACGCGCCGCACGTCACGGAGGTGAGGACCATCACGAATTAGGCTCACCTAAGTCGCCTTGCAGGCAGATTACCCGTGGGTAACATGTGGGTGGTCGAGGCCACCGTGCAGCGGGGGCTTTCGACATGGGAAGGTTCGGGAAGATCCTCCCCTACAGGTGGATGCCGTCCTTGATCTCGGAGGTCGAAGAGGACCCATGAACATCGTCGTCCTGGTCAAGCAGGTGCCCGACACCTATTCCGAGCGCAAGCTCACCGAAGCCGACCACACGCTGGACCGTGACTCGGCCGACGCGGTGCTCGATGAGATCAACGAGCGCGCGGTCGAAGAAGCCCTCCGGCTCCAGGAGGCGCACGGCGGCGAGGTGACCGTGGTCGCCATGGGCCCCGAGCGCACCACCGAGGCCATCCGCAAGGCCCTGTCCATGGGTGCGGACAAGGCCATCCACCTCAGCGACCCGGCGCTGCACGGCTCCTGCGCGGTCTCCACCGCCAAGGCGCTGGCCAAGGTCGTCGGCACCGTCGAGGGCGTGGACCTGGTCATCGCGGGCAACGAGTCCTCCGACGGTCGCGGCGGCGCCGTGCCGGCCATGGTCGCCGAGGTGCTGGGCCTGCCGTCCATCAGCCAGGCCACCAAGGTCGAGGTCGACGGCGGCACCGTGAAGGTCGAGCGCGTCACCGACGAGGGCAAGGCGTTCGTCGAGGCGAGCCTGCCCGCCGTGGTCAGCGTGACCGAGAAGATCAACGAGCCGCGCTACCCGTCCTTCAAGGGCATCATGGCCGCGAAGAAGAAGCCGGTCAGCTCGCTGACCCTGGCCGACGCGGGCATCGACGCCTCCGAGGTCGGCCTCGCCGGCGCCAAGACCACCGTCACCGCCTCCGCCGCCAAGCCCCCGCGCTCCGGCGGTCAGAAGATCGAGGACGACGGCACCGGCGGCACCAAGATCGTCGAGTACCTGTCCGCGCAGAAGCTCGTCTGACAGCAGAGAAGGAGGAAGACCCATGTCCGAGGTACTGGTCCTCGTCGACCACGTGGACGGCGAGATCAAGAAGTCGACCTTCGAGCTGCTGTCGGCCGCTCGGGGCATCGGCGAGCCGAGCGCCGTGGTCGTCGGCGCGCCCGGCACCGCCGCCAAGCTCAAGGAGGCCCTGGCCTCCCACGGTGCGGCCAAGGTCTACGTGGCCGAGTCCGAGGAGGCCGCGAACGTCCTGGTCTCCCCGAAGGTCGCCGTGCTGGCCGACCTGGTCGCCCGCGTGAGCCCGGCCGCCGTGCTGGTCTCCGCGACCGTCGACGGCAAGGAGGTCGCGGGCCGCCTGGCGATCCGCGTGGACTCCGGTGTGCTCACCGACGCGGTCGAGGTCAACGCGGACGGCTCCGTCGTCCAGTCGATCTTCGGCGGCTCCTACAGCGTGCAGGCCAAGGTCAGCGTGGGCGTGCCGATCATCTCGGTCCGCCCGGGCGCCGTGGAGGCCGTGCCCGCCGACGGTGCCGCCGCGGAGGAGACCGTCGAGGTCCCCGCCGCCACCGGCAACGTCGCCAAGGTCACCGGCCGCGAGCCGGTCGTCGGTGGCGACCGCCCCGAGCTGACCGAGGCCACCGTGGTGGTCTCCGGTGGCCGCGGTGTCGGCAGCGCGGAGAACTTCAACGTCGTGGAGCAGCTCGCGGACAGCCTCGGCGCGGCCGTGGGCGCCTCGCGCGCGGCGGTGGACTCCGGCTACTACCCGCACCAGTTCCAGGTCGGCCAGACCGGCAAGACCGTGGCCCCGCAGCTCTACATCGCGCTGGGCATCTCCGGTGCGATCCAGCACCGCGCGGGCATGCAGACCTCGAAGACCATCGTCGCGGTGAACAAGGACGCCGAGGCGCCCATCTTCGAGATCGCCGACTTCGGCATCGTGGGCGACCTGTTCAAGGTGGCCCCGCAGCTGACCGACGAGGTCGCCAAGCGCAAGGGCTGAACCCACTTCTGCCGGGCACTTAGCCCGACAGGATGAAGTTGACCTCCGAGGGGGTTCCGGGGCCGTTCGCGGCCACCGGGACCCCCTCGGTGCTGTCTCGCCAGCTCACGCGGCCTTCACACTCGGGGGGACCCTGAGGGGGGCACAGGGTCTTCACCGATTTTCCACCGACGCGTCATCGAATGGACTTTCCTCGGGCCGAATGGCCAGGTAAACCGGGTGCATGACGCAGTCCAGACTGCTGGTCAGCACCGCCGCCGAGGGCGCGGACCTTTCTGATGACAGCCCGCGCTACTCACTCCTGGTGGCCCGGGACAGCGATGAGGTGCGGGCCGCGCAGCGCCTGCGCTACCGCGTCTTCGCCGACGAGATGGGTGCCAACATCACCTGTCGCACGCCGGGCGTCGACGAGGACTACTTCGACGAGTTCTGCGACCACCTGGTGGTGCGGGACGACCGCAGCCAGGAGATCGTCGGCACCTACCGGATGCTGCCGCCCGAGCGCGCGAAGGAGGCCGGTCGCCTCTACTCCGACACGGAGTTCGACCTCACCTCCCTGCGCCGCGTCCGGCCCGGCCTGGTGGAGACGGGCCGCTCCTGCGTGCACCCCGACCACCGCACCGGCGCCGTGGTCAGCCTGGTGTGGTCGGGCATCGCGCGGTACATGCTGCTGTCCGGGCACAGCTGGCTCGGCGGCTGCGCCTCGGTGCCGCTGATCGACGGCGGTGCCTACGCGGCCAGCGTGTGGGACATCGTGCGCACCCGGCACTACGCGCCCGAGGAGTTCCGGGTCACCCCGCTCAGCGGCTGGGACCCGGACGGCATCGAGCGCATCCCGCAGGCCTCGCTGCCCGCGCTGCTCAAGGGCTACCTGCGCCTGGGCGCCTGGGTGTGCGGGCGGCCCGCGCACGACCCCGAGTTCGGCGTGGCCGACATGTACGTGCTGCTGTCCATGGACCGGGTCGACCACCGGTACCTGCACTTCCTGCTCGGCCCGGAGATGGCCGCGCAGTTCCGGGCGCGCAACCTGCCGCCGTCACCCCGCTGAGGTTTCCGGGGCTGCTCAGGTGCGGTACAGGCCGGATTCCTCTGGAGTTCAGCCACGGCACCGACCCTGGACGGCATGACCGCTGGTCCGGTTGAGGCAGTTCATTCCTGGTGGCCGCACTCGCCGTGCGGCTCGTGGTGCCTGCCGAGCGAGGGCTCCCTGCCCGGGGTGTCCCCGGCCCGTCTGGTGCTGCGCCTGGTGTCCCTGGCGTCGGTGGTGCTGCTCGGCCCGCTCGCCGCCCTGTCCCTGTCCGTGCTCGGCCCGCGGGGGCGCTCGGCCGTGCTCCGCGGCTGGTTCCGGCTCCTGCTGCGCGCGCTGGGCACCCGGCTGCGCGTGTACCACCCCGGCGCGCTCGTCGTTGCCCGTCCGAGGGAGGGCGGGGGCGTGCTCGTCGTGGGCAACCACACCTCCTGGCTGGACGTGGCCGTGCTCAACGCCCTGCGGCCGGTGCGCATGCTGGCCAAGCGCGAGGTGCGCGACTGGCCGCTGATCGGCGTGCTGGCGGCCCGTGCGGGCACGTTCTTCCTGGACCGGCGGCGTCTGTCCGCCCTGCCCGGCACCGTCGCCCAGCTCGCCTCGGCGATGCGTGCGGGCGCCGCGGTCGGCGTCTTCCCCGAGGGCACCACGTGGTGCGGACCGGCCTCCGGGCCCTACCGGCACGCCGCCTTCCAGGCCGCGCTGGACGCGGGGGTGCCCGTGCGGCCGGTGGGGCTGAGGTTCATGGTGGCCGACCGGGAGACCACGGCGGCCTCGTTCATCGGCGAGGAGGGCCTGCTGACCTCGCTGCTGCGCGCGGCCCGGCTGCGCGGGCTGGTGGTGGAGGCCCACGTGCTGCCGCTGGTGCACCCCGAGGGCCACGACCGCCGGTCGATGGCCAGGACCGTGGAGACCGCGGTGTGCGCGGCGCTCGGCCACACCCGCCACACCGAGCACCGGCCCGGTGTGGCCGCGGCGGCCTGAGCCACCGCGGCCACCTCTGCGGCCGGCGGTCTCACTCGTTGTCGAGCGGGACCTGGTGGGTGACGCCGTCCTGACCCATGTCGAAGGCCACGTCCAGGTCGGGGAGCATCGAGCCCTCGACCTGGTCGGCGAGCGCGTCGCTCATCTGGTCGTCGAACTGCTGGCTCATCTCGGTGGCCGCCTCCTCGACACCGGGGACCTCGTCCGCGAAAGCGGCGGGGGCGGCGGCGAAGAGCGCGAGTCCGGCGAGCACGGCGGCAACCACGGCACGGAGAGTGCGCATGAGATCAACATCCTTTGGTGAGTAGCCCATGCGTGGGTGCGTCACGCACAGTACTCGACTGCTCACCCAGAGGGAAATCGCTGGACCTCCACCGCGCTGGAGCTTGCACGCTGTCCCGGTGACCTCCACGCCCCTGCCCGTGAAGCCCCCGAGCCCGCTGTGGGCCCCCGACCGCCGGGCCACCACGACCGGCCTGCTCCTGCTCGTCACCCTGGCCGCCTTCGAGGCCATGGGCCTGGGCACCGCCCTGCCCACGATCATCCGCGAGCTGGACGGCGCGGCCCTGTACTCCTGGCCCTTCACGGCTTTCCTGGCCGCGAGCATCATCGGCAACGTCTTCGCCGGACGCGTCTCCGACCGGGTCGGCCCGGTGCCCGGACTGCTCGCCGGGCCCGCCCTGTTCTTCCTCGGCCTGCTCGTCGCGGGCACCGCGGACTCGATGGTCCAGCTGCTCGTCGGCCGGGCGTTGCAGGGCCTGGGCGCGGGCACGCAGATCGTCGCGCTGTACGTCCTGGTCGCCATCGTGTACCCCGAACGGGATCGCCCGGCCGTGTTCGGCGCGCTGGCGGCCGCCTGGGTGCTGCCGTCCCTGGTCGGGCCGACCGTGGCCGGGCTGCTCGCCCAGTACCTCAGCTGGCGGCTGGTCTTCCTCGGGCTGGCGCCGCTGGTGCTGCTGGGTTTGCTCCTGCTCGTGCCCACGGTCCGGTCCACGCGGGCGCGCGGGTCCACCGGGCAGGACAGCGCCCCGCGCCGGTGGCTGCCGCTGGCCGCGTTCGCCGCCGGGATCGGCCTGCCCGCGCTGACCTGGGCCAGCCAGCACCCCTCGGTGTCCTCGGTCGCCCTGGCCGCCGGGGGCCTCGTGCTGCTGGTCCCGGCGCTGGGCCAGCTGCTGCCCAAGGGCACGTTCCGGGCCGGGCGCGGGCTGCCGGTCACCGTGCTGCTGCGCGGGATGCTCTCCGGCTCGTTCTTCGCCGTGGAGGCCTACCTGCCGCTGACGCTCAGCTCGGTGCACCACTACTCGCCCGCCACGGCCGGGATCCCGCTGACGCTGGGCTCGCTCGGCTGGTCGGCGGCCTCGATGTGGCAGAACCGCTACCCGGACCTGCCCCGCCCGGTGCTCATCCGCCGGGGCTTCACGCTGCTCACCGTCGGCCTAGCCGGGCTGGTGCTGGTGGCGCCGAGCTGGGGTCCGTCCTGGCTGGCGGTGCCGCTGTGGATCGTGGCCGGGGCGGGCATGGGGCTGGCGGTGACCAGCACCTCGGTGCTCACCCTGGGCATGTCCGAACCGGGGGAGCGCGGGTTCAACTCCTCGGCGCTGCAGATCTCGGACCTGTTGCTGCAGGCGGTGTTCGTCGGTGTCGGCGGGGTGCTGCTCAACCTGCTCGGCTCGACCGCGAACCCGACCACCGCCGTGATCACGCTGAACCTGTTGATGGCCGGGGTCGCCGCCACCGGCGCGCTGCTGGCCGGGAGGGCCGCGAAGTGACCTCGACGACCACCCGACGCCCCTCCGCCCTCTGGTCGCCCGACCGCCGGGCCACCACCGCCGGGCTGCTCCTGCTCGTCACGCTGGCCGCGTTCGGCGCCATGGGCCTGGGCACGGCACTGCCGACGATCATCGCGGACCTGGACGGCGCCTCGCTCTACTCCTGGCCGTTCACGGTGTTCCTCGCCGCCAGCGTGGTCGGCAACGTGCTGGCCGGACGGCTGGCCGACCGGAAGGGCCCGGCCCTCGGAATCCTCGCCGGGCCCGCGCTGTTCCTGGCTGGTCTGCTCGTCGCGGGCACCGCGGACACCATGGTCCAGCTGCTCGTCGGGCGGGCGTTGCAGGGCCTGGGCGGCGGTACCCAGATCGTGTCGCTGTACGTGCTGGTGGCGCTGGTCTACGCCGAGCGCGACCGCCCGGCGGTCTTCGGCGCGTTCTCCGCGGCCTGGGTGGTGCCCGCCCTGGCGGGGCCGACCCTGGCCGGGCTGCTCGTGCAGTACCTGAGCTGGCGGTGGGTCTTCCTCGGGCTGGCGCCGTTCGTGCTGCTGGGCATCCTGCTGCTCGGGCCGACGGTGAAGGCGGTGCGCGGCCGCGAGCCCGAGCCGGGAGCCCCGCGCCGGTGGCTGCCGCTGGCCGCGGTCGCCGCCGGGGTGGGGGTGCCCGCGCTGACCTGGGCCGCGCAGCACCCGTCCCCGTCCTCGCTGCTGCTGGCCGTGGTCGGCCTGGCGCTGCTGGTGCCCGCGGTCGGGCAGCTGCTGCCGAAGGGCACGTTCCGGGGCGCCCGAGGGCTGCCGGTGATCGTGCTGGTCCGGGGCATGCTGTCCGGCTCGTTCTTCGCGGTGGAGGCCTACCTGCCGCTGACGCTCAGCTCCGTGCACCACTACCCGCCCGCCGTCGCGGGCATCCCGCTCACCGTCGGCGTGCTGGGCTGGGCGTCGGCGTCGATGTGGCAGGGCCGCCACCCCGACCTGCCCCGGCCGGTGCTGGTGCGGCGCGGGCTGGTGCTGGTCTCCTGCGCCTTGGCCGGGCTGGTGTTCGTGGCGCCGAGCTGGGGCCCGTCCTGGCTTGCGGTGCCGCTGTGGATCCTGGCCGGGGCGGGCATGGGCCTGGCCATGTCCAGCACGTCGCTGCTGGTGCTCAACCTGTCCGAACCGGGGGAGCGCGGCTTCAACTCCTCCGCGCTGATGATCGCCGACCTGCTCACCCAGGGCGTGTTCGTCGGCATCGGCGGGGTGCTGCTCAACCTGCTCGGCTCCACCGCCAACCCGACCACCGCCGTGGTGGTGCTGAACCTGCTGATGGCCGCGGTGGCCGCGACCGGAGCGCTGTTGGCCACGCGGGCCGCGCGGTAATCCGCTGGACCGGCAGTGCGGTGGAGGGGGCACAGTGTCCGGGTGACCCCTCCGACCACCGCCCGGGCCCCCTCCACCCTCTGGACCCCCGAGCACCGCGCCGTCACCACCGGCCTGGTGCTGCTCGTGACCCTGGCCGCCTTCGAGGCCATGGGCCTGGGCACCGCGCTGCCGACGATCATCGCGGACCTGGACGGGGCCTCGCTGTACTCCTGGCCGTTCACCGCTTTCCTGGCGGCCAGCGTGGTGGGCAACGTGCTGGCCGGGCGGGTCGCGGACCGGAAGGGCCCGGCCTTCGGCATCCTCGCCGGGCCCGCGCTGTTCCTGGCTGGTCTGCTCGTCGCGGGCACCGCGGACTCGATGGTCCAGCTGCTCGTCGGCCGCGCCTTGCAGGGCCTGGGCGCGGGCACGCAGATCGTGTCGCTGTACGTGCTGGTCGCGCTGGTCTACCCCGAGCGCGGCCGCCCGGCCGTGTTCGGCGCGATCTCCGCCGCCTGGGTGGTGCCCGCGCTGGTCGGGCCGACCGTGGCCGGGCTGCTCGTGCAGTACCTGGACTGGCGGTGGGTCTTCCTCGGGCTGGCGCCGTTCGTGCTGCTGGGCATCCTGCTTCTCGGCCCGACGGTCAAGTCGCTGCGCGCCCGGGCGTTCGAGGTCGAACCGGGGGCGCCGCGCAAGTGGCTGCCGCTGGCCGCCGTCGCCGCCGGGGTGGGGGTGCCCGCGCTGACCTGGGCCAGCCAGCACCCCTCGCTGTTCTCCATCGGCCTGGCCGCCGTCGGTCTCGGGCTGCTGGTCCCGGCGCTGGGCCAGCTGCTGCCCAAGGGCACCTTCCGGGCCGCGCGCGGGCTGCCGGTCACCGTGCTGGTCCGGGGCCTGCTGTCCGGGGCCTTCTTCGCGGTCGAGTCCTACGTGCCGCTGACGCTCAGCTCGGTGCACCACTACTCGCCCGCCATGGCGGGCATCCCGCTCACGCTCGGCGCGATCGGCTGGGCGGCGGCCTCGATGTGGCAGGGCCGCCACCCCGACCTGCCCCGGCACGTGCTGATGCGGCGCGGCCTGGTGCTGGTCTCGTTCGCCCTGGCCGGGCTGGTGTTCGTGGCGCCGAGCTGGGGCCCGTCCTGGCTGGCCGTACCGCTGTGGCTGCTGGCGGGTTCCGGCATGGGCCTGGCGATGTCCAGCACGTCGGTGGTGGTGCTCGGGCTGTCCGAACCGGGCGACCGCGGGTTCAACTCCTCCGCGCTCCAGCTGGCCGACCTGCTCACCCAGGCGGTGTGCGTCGGCATCGGCGGGGTGCTGCTCAACCTGCTCGGCTCCACCGCCAACCCGACCACGGCTGTGATCGTGCTCAACTCGCTGATGGCGGGGGTCGCCGCGATGGGGGCCGTGCTCGCCTCCCGGGCTACCCTGAAGCGGCCATGACGACTTATCTCGACCACGCGGCGACCACCCCGATGTTCCCGGGGGCGGTCGCCGCGATGAGTGCGGCGCTGTCCGGGCTGGGCAACGCCTCCTCGCTGCACTCCTCGGGCCGGGCCGCCCGCCGCCGGGTCGAGGAGGCCCGCGAGGAGATCGCCGCGGTCTTCGGCGCCCGCCCGTCCGAGCTGCTGTTCACCGGCGGCGGCACCGAGAGCGACAACCTCGCGGTCAAGGGCATCTACTGGGCGCGCCACCAGGCCGACCCGCGCCGCCGCCGGGTGCTGGCCAGCGCGGTCGAGCACCACGCGGTGCTGGACGCGGTGGAGTGGCTGGTCGCGCACGAGGGCGCCGAGGTCACCTGGCTGCCCGTGGACCACCTCGGCCGCGTCCGGCCGGAGGCGCTGGCCGCCGCGATCGAGGCCGACCCCGAGTCGGTCGCCCTGGTCAGCGTGATGCTGGCCAACAACGAGGTCGGCACGGTCAACCCGCTGCGCGAGCTCGCCGGGATCGCCCACCGGCACGGCATCCCGGTGCACTCCGACGCGGTGCAGGCCGCCGGGGTGCTGCCGGTCGACTTCGCCGCGCTCGGTGTGGACGCGCTCACCCTCACCGGCCACAAGTTCGGCGGCCCGTACGGCCTGGGCCTGCTGCTGCTCAGCCGCGACACCGCGTGCACACCGCTGCTGCACGGCGGTGGCCAGGAGCGCGAGGTCCGCTCCGGCACCCTGGACGTGCCCGCGGTCCTCGGCCTGGCCGCGGCCGCCCGCCAGGCCGGTGCCGAGCGCGAAGCCCGCGTGGCCGAGCTGGGCGCGCTGCGGGCCGACCTGGCCGCCGCGGTGCTGGCCGCCGTCCCGGACGCGGTGCTCAACGGCGACACCTTCGACTCGGTGGTCGACGGGATGCCGGGGCGGCTGCCCGGCAACGCGCACTTCACCTTCCCCGGCTGCGAGGGTGACAGCCTGCTGATGCTGTTGGACGCCAAGGGCATCGAGTGCTCCACCGGCTCCGCGTGCTCGGCCGGGGTGGCCCAGCCCAGCCACGTGCTGCTCGGCATGGGCGTGGCGCCCGGCGCCGCCCGCGGTTCGCTGCGGTTCTCCCTCGGCCACACCTCGACCGCCGCCGACGTGGCCGCGCTGGGCGAGGCCATCGGGCCGGTGGTGGCACGGGCCCGCAGCGCGGGCCTGGCCAGCCAGCGACGAAGCGTCCGACCCCCGGCTGGAGTGTGAGATGGCCCTGCGAGTACTGGCGGCGATGAGCGGCGGGGTCGACTCCGCGGTGGCCGCGGCGAGGGCCGTCGAGGCCGGGCACGACGTCACCGGCGTGCACCTGGCGCTCTCGGCCAAGCCCGGCACGCTGCGCACCGGCTCCCGGGGCTGCTGCACCATCGAGGACTCCCACGACGCGCGCCGCGCCGCGGACGTGCTCGGCATCCCGTTCTACGTGTGGGACTTCGCCGAGCGGTTCACCGAGGACGTGATCGAGGACTTCGTCGCCGAGTACGCGGCGGGCCGCACGCCCAACCCGTGCCTGCGCTGCAACGAGAAGATCAAGTTCGCCGCGCTGCTGGACAAGGCGATCGCGCTGGGCTTCGACGCGGTGGCCACCGGCCACTACGCGCGGCTGGCCCTCCTCGACGGCCA
Proteins encoded in this region:
- a CDS encoding ParA family protein, whose translation is MTSIALFNNKGGVGKTTLTYHLAHMLNRQGHRVLAVDLDPQSNLTSVFLDDEELESIWREPDGALPPDASPRRGPRETVIPANAGTIVDAVEPILKGLGDIRVPAPVEITYGLWLLAGDLKLSSFEARLSDAWPRGVVGDDAALRITTAFYRVIEQIRRSVEADLVLIDVGPNLGAINRAALLSADTVLMPLAADLFSLRGLRNLGPTLRDWRRVWQRQVLPEMPADIEAPSGSMLPLGYVIMQPSMRLDRPVQAYQRWLDRIPEVFAAAVLDSAETHDEYELATLKNYRSLMPLAHDARKPMFDLRTADGAIGSTQTYVQKCYQDFQHLANALVGRLAQIAPERKTD
- a CDS encoding ATP-binding protein produces the protein MSEDLAELLGTKETTSLEFKESSKDRDKLAKAVCAFANDLAGTGGGSLLIGVDDKGDPVPGVDTSDQALRALTDLFRDSGLILDRPSVIVEVASFKGSPIVQVRVEPSSTPPVRFKGVAWVRPGPTTRAAGREDERVLSERRRALDGPYDTRPVHTATTDDLDLSLFRSDYLPSMVAPEIIAENHRPIEAQLASLRMATSDQVPTVLGLLVVGVDPGAHIPGAYLQFVRYQGTDLDAAVSDEQELRSNVVGSATRLAAVLRGHLHTRLTEEDDFREHSRPDYPFEALREVCMNAVMHRNYESSYAPVRVVWFDDRIEVTNPGGPYGQVNRDNYARVNDYRNPSLAAAMKALGYVNRFGRGIGRIQTALERNGNPPAEFTVDDSSWTVVLRKAP
- a CDS encoding DegV family protein; the encoded protein is MYRRVAVVTDSTACLPPGLAERLNISVVQLQLQVGERLSDEAYLPPDEVAAAMREQAQVTTSPPPSAAFFWTYQEAAAKGAQAIVSLHLSGALSETVNAAREAATQARIPVHVVDSLSCGMSLGYGALAAAEAARSGADAEQVRALAKFRCHHASEFIYVDTLEYLRKGGRIGAASAVIGTALNIKPVLTLDRGKIVPFTKARGTDRALERVVEAAVSRAGDRPVDVAVEHFGSPERAQELLGQLQRKVPYGREFLLTQVSSIIGAHVGPGALGVTISPLR
- a CDS encoding electron transfer flavoprotein subunit beta/FixA family protein, whose translation is MNIVVLVKQVPDTYSERKLTEADHTLDRDSADAVLDEINERAVEEALRLQEAHGGEVTVVAMGPERTTEAIRKALSMGADKAIHLSDPALHGSCAVSTAKALAKVVGTVEGVDLVIAGNESSDGRGGAVPAMVAEVLGLPSISQATKVEVDGGTVKVERVTDEGKAFVEASLPAVVSVTEKINEPRYPSFKGIMAAKKKPVSSLTLADAGIDASEVGLAGAKTTVTASAAKPPRSGGQKIEDDGTGGTKIVEYLSAQKLV
- a CDS encoding electron transfer flavoprotein subunit alpha/FixB family protein, yielding MSEVLVLVDHVDGEIKKSTFELLSAARGIGEPSAVVVGAPGTAAKLKEALASHGAAKVYVAESEEAANVLVSPKVAVLADLVARVSPAAVLVSATVDGKEVAGRLAIRVDSGVLTDAVEVNADGSVVQSIFGGSYSVQAKVSVGVPIISVRPGAVEAVPADGAAAEETVEVPAATGNVAKVTGREPVVGGDRPELTEATVVVSGGRGVGSAENFNVVEQLADSLGAAVGASRAAVDSGYYPHQFQVGQTGKTVAPQLYIALGISGAIQHRAGMQTSKTIVAVNKDAEAPIFEIADFGIVGDLFKVAPQLTDEVAKRKG
- a CDS encoding GNAT family N-acetyltransferase, whose product is MTQSRLLVSTAAEGADLSDDSPRYSLLVARDSDEVRAAQRLRYRVFADEMGANITCRTPGVDEDYFDEFCDHLVVRDDRSQEIVGTYRMLPPERAKEAGRLYSDTEFDLTSLRRVRPGLVETGRSCVHPDHRTGAVVSLVWSGIARYMLLSGHSWLGGCASVPLIDGGAYAASVWDIVRTRHYAPEEFRVTPLSGWDPDGIERIPQASLPALLKGYLRLGAWVCGRPAHDPEFGVADMYVLLSMDRVDHRYLHFLLGPEMAAQFRARNLPPSPR
- a CDS encoding lysophospholipid acyltransferase family protein: MTAGPVEAVHSWWPHSPCGSWCLPSEGSLPGVSPARLVLRLVSLASVVLLGPLAALSLSVLGPRGRSAVLRGWFRLLLRALGTRLRVYHPGALVVARPREGGGVLVVGNHTSWLDVAVLNALRPVRMLAKREVRDWPLIGVLAARAGTFFLDRRRLSALPGTVAQLASAMRAGAAVGVFPEGTTWCGPASGPYRHAAFQAALDAGVPVRPVGLRFMVADRETTAASFIGEEGLLTSLLRAARLRGLVVEAHVLPLVHPEGHDRRSMARTVETAVCAALGHTRHTEHRPGVAAAA